The Pseudomonas sp. IB20 region CCCACGTGTATTTCAGCCCGGAGCAATTCGCCCTCGGCTGCGTCACCCTGCTCGACCGCGAACCGCGCGAACTGCAATTGCGCGAAAGCACCTTTCTAGAGGATGCGAGCCAGGCCCGGCGCTTTCACCAGTTGATCGCCCTCAACTGGCACGAGCCCGCCGAGCGCCTGCTGACCAGCAGCCTGGCCCACGAAATGCTCAGTCACACCTTGCTCAGCCAAGTCGGCGCGCGCGATGGGCTGCGCTTGAAAGGCGGGTTGGCCGCGCATCAGCGGCGGCTGTTGGTGGACTACATCGACCATCACCTGGAAGACCCGATCAGCCTCGGGCAACTGGCCGGCCTGTGCGCGCTGTCCGAATACCATTTTGCGCGGATGTTCCGCCAAAGCTTCGGCCTGCCGCCCCATCAATTCCTGCTGGCGCGACGCCTGACGCGCGCGCAAAGCCTGCTACGCAGCGGCGCCCTGCCCCTGGCCGACATCGCCTGGATGTGCGGTTTCTCCAGCGCCAGCCACTTCAGCCAACGCTTTCGCCAAGCCCTGGGCGACCCACCGCCGAGCTCTTCCTGTGGCGTGTACCTGCGCTACCCCATCAACCCCAATGTCTTGGCTTTCGCCACCGCCTGCGTACGCCGCTCCACCCCGAGCTTGCTATGGATACGCCGCGCGTGGGTCTTGACGGTATGCAGCGAGATAAACAGCCGATCGGCGATTTCCAAGTTGGAGTTGCCAAGGGCGATCAACTGCAACACCTCCAACTCGCGCAGGCTCAGGGGATTTTCCGCCACGCCGCTGGGCGACGCCTGCGTCTCCAGGCCCAGCTCACTCAATAGCCCCGGCGAGCGCAACCGAAGCTCACGAATCGCCTGCTGCACCTGGCAACGCGCGGCCAACGCCAAGCCGGCTTGCAGCGCACGACGGGCCAATGCCGAGTCGCCGAGTTGCCAAGCCACCTCGCCGAGCACCAGCTGCAATTCGGTTTCCAGGCAAAGCATGCCGCGTTGCCGGGTGGTTTCAAGCAAGGCCGTCAGCCGCGCGATGGGTTGATCGGCACAACCCAGCTTCACCTCGGCCAACACCAGCAAATATTCCAGGCGTGGGATCAGCTCCAGCGTGGCCGGCGGCGCCTGCTTGGCACACGGCCCACGAAAATGGCGCAGCACCCGGCGCATCGCTTCCAGCGTCAAGTCGGCGCGACCTTGTTGCAACCAGAAGTGCCCACTGACCAGCAGCAACACCGCGCGGTACACCGTGTCCGGCACGTGGCGTTGCTGCATCAGGCGCTCAGCTTCGCGCAATTGAATGAAGGCCTGGGCGTAATCGCCACGGTTCGCCGCCAACAGCGCCAGGCCGAGAAAGCCGTACAGCACGCGCTTGTCCTGACTGTGCAGGCACATCGTCAATCCGCCCTCGAAACACTCGGCCGCCAGCGCATCCTGACCTTGGCGCAGCGCCAAATGCCCGCGCCGCAACGCGATGCGCCCCACCAATGGCCCAGCCTTGAGCCGCTGCCCCACCAGCATCGCCTGTACCGTTTCCAGCAGGCTTTGCGCCCGATACGGCGCGCCGCGTTGCTCCAGCAGTTGGGCGTGATCCAGCTCCAGCAAAGCCTCCAACACCAACGAACCATGGGCGCGGGCCAGGCACAGGGCTTCGCGGTTCAGCGCTTGGCCCACGTCCAGTTCACCGCGCAACAAGGCTTGTTGGGTCAGGCCCGAGAGGCACATCAGGCGCGACGTCCAGGCGCTGTCGGGCAAGGCTTGCAACGCCTCCAGGAAATGCGCGCGGGACCGCTCGGCATCACCGCTCAAATGCAACAGCCAGCCCCATTGCGCCTGCCAGCGCGCCAACAGATAACGCTGTTGCGCCGCCGTCGGCTGCGGCGCAAACCGGGCAAGCTGATCGATACACACCGCGGCTTGATCGAAGCGCCCGGCAAACAGCAATGCCGCTGTGACCAAACCGACCAGTTGCGCCGAGCCGAGCATCAATTCATCGCCATGCTGCTCGTGCAGACGCAACAACAGCACGGCGTTCTGCTGACGGAACAGGTCCTCAAAACTGAAGTGCTGCAACAGGCTCACCGCCACTTCGTAGGCTTCGGCCAGCAGCGCCTGCTCGAAGGCAGCCTGCCAGTCCTGCTCGGTGGTGAACCATTGGCAGGCGCGCCGATGCCAAGAACGCTTGGCCGGCCAGGGCTCATCACGGATTAACTGAGCCAGGGGCGGGAACACCTGCAGCCAATCGGTGGCGTCCTCCCACGGTTGGATAAACGCACCGAGCGCCTGCAAATCGCGCAGGTACTGATCGCCGTCGCCAGAGCCAAACAGGTGCTCACACACGCTCGAATTGAAACGCGGCAAATGCGCCAACACGCGCCAGGCCTCGGCCAGTTCGGCGGGCAAGCTGCTGAAGAGTTCGTGTTGCAGGTAGTCGAGCAGGGTCTTGTCCGGGTGACCGTCACCGAGCAAGGCGATACGTACACCCGCGCACCAGCCGCCGCTGAACTGCATCACGTTGTCGACGGTTTGCCCTGGGCCGAGCAGCTGCTGGATTTCCGCAGGGCTGAACATCAACTCACTGCACTCCAACAACTCATCATCAAGCAGCAGGCGTGGCCAGTTGCACAGTGGGCGCCGTCGCGCGCCCAGCCACCAGGTCAGTGCCGGGCTGGCGGCGGTGAGCAAGCGGTCGAGCAAAGCGTCCAGCTCGGGGGCGGGCTGGCGACAGAAATCATCAAGGAATATCCACGCGGTG contains the following coding sequences:
- a CDS encoding LuxR C-terminal-related transcriptional regulator, with protein sequence MTAMTRCLDRPGFMPRLSAHHQLRPRLAEPLLAAQVRVKLLCAPGGSGKSTLLAECALQAPVGCQVYWLALNGAVLSAEAFCARLAQNLGLSFIDEASLLLDLSRWQNTAWIFLDDFCRQPAPELDALLDRLLTAASPALTWWLGARRRPLCNWPRLLLDDELLECSELMFSPAEIQQLLGPGQTVDNVMQFSGGWCAGVRIALLGDGHPDKTLLDYLQHELFSSLPAELAEAWRVLAHLPRFNSSVCEHLFGSGDGDQYLRDLQALGAFIQPWEDATDWLQVFPPLAQLIRDEPWPAKRSWHRRACQWFTTEQDWQAAFEQALLAEAYEVAVSLLQHFSFEDLFRQQNAVLLLRLHEQHGDELMLGSAQLVGLVTAALLFAGRFDQAAVCIDQLARFAPQPTAAQQRYLLARWQAQWGWLLHLSGDAERSRAHFLEALQALPDSAWTSRLMCLSGLTQQALLRGELDVGQALNREALCLARAHGSLVLEALLELDHAQLLEQRGAPYRAQSLLETVQAMLVGQRLKAGPLVGRIALRRGHLALRQGQDALAAECFEGGLTMCLHSQDKRVLYGFLGLALLAANRGDYAQAFIQLREAERLMQQRHVPDTVYRAVLLLVSGHFWLQQGRADLTLEAMRRVLRHFRGPCAKQAPPATLELIPRLEYLLVLAEVKLGCADQPIARLTALLETTRQRGMLCLETELQLVLGEVAWQLGDSALARRALQAGLALAARCQVQQAIRELRLRSPGLLSELGLETQASPSGVAENPLSLRELEVLQLIALGNSNLEIADRLFISLHTVKTHARRIHSKLGVERRTQAVAKAKTLGLMG